CACCTCTAGGCCCTCCACCATCGTCGTACCGCCACCGGCAGCACCACGAGCATCCATCGCCGGCGCCGGACTAGGAAAAGGAAGTAGCTAGCTTGCTGGCTGTGGCCTGTGTCTGTGTGTGTGCGCAGACCGGAGGTTCAAGCTGTCTTGGCTCTCTGCCTCGACCGATCTCGGGCGCCAGTTTATATGCAGATGGACGCGCGCGCGGTCGCACGAATCTCTCTTTTATTTCGTTCCCAGTCTCATTCTGCTTCTCCTTTTTACTTGACTGGAGTGGACTAAAGCAAAGTAGCAGCACGTACGTTTGGATGCATGGTAATGTCATCAAAGATAAATCCATATCTCCATTCCCCCCTTCTGTAAGCCCCATATATTAATAATTTCTGAAACCTAGTTATTATCCGGCCCTTTGTTGCTTTGGTAAGAGCCTGCCGTGAGGAAAAGATGGAAACCAAGAGTGAGTTTGCATGTCATGCATGGTCAGTGGTCAATGGTGAAAGGCATCTTGCATGTGGGGCCTGcactcacatgcatgcatgcatgcattgtgcACCATCGTTTCTAGTTTGTTTCTTCTTTTCCTTTCAGAAAAGCCCAGTTTCTAAGTATCTTGCATTAGCCTTAGCAAAAGAAAAATGTTATCTTGTACTAGGATGGACTGCATGCATGGTACCATCTATGCATCCACCATCCATCCTTTTTCTCAGGATGTGCACCTTTTAATCCGCCAAAATTTCATAAAATCATTCAATATTGTATAGCCTCAATAGGAGTATGTATCTACTTTAAGCTTTAGTGTCGGACAGTACCATGCATACAAATACAACCAGGTGCTCTTCTCAACTCCCATCTAGACTACCTAGATTCTCTCTCCTCTCACACCCAAGTCTTCTATTCAATCTTCATGCAGAAGCTTAGATGGTGAGTATCTTCTACACTTTAAAGTTCGAATTACAATCCATTTCGACAATTACATTTCTCCTGGCATGATCTTTTGAATAAGACTAATACTCAATTTAATTTTCGATAACTAAACTTTTCACTTTTGAAACATGATAAAATTAACATGAAACTCTTTGGAACCAAGGCATATGTTTCATGAGGCTTAATTGTGTGTACGACAGATCTCTCTTGAGGTTTCATTGTGCATCATGATGTTTTACTGTGTTCTTTGTTCATCATGGTGTTTCTATTTCGCTAAAAATATCACGTAAAGCATATATTTTTACTGGCGTGTGCTCGGGTGTGTGTGGTTTCAACAAGTATTTGTTGAAGGCTACACAAGTTCCAAAATAGTTTCATCTGGTTTCACCGTGTTCAAAAGGGCACATAATGTTTCACTGTGTGTAAGTGTGTTCAGATTGTTTCAAGTGAATTTCAAAAGACTACAAGTTACGTTAAGGGCCAATATTTTTGGTGGCTTCTCCCATAAGTTGCTCCTCCAATTTGTTTGGGTTTCTAAGTTTGTTTATCGCTTACTAGTTTAGAAGCTTAAAACAATTAAGGTGACGGCTTATGGGATGAGCTAGGGGTGGGGCAGCTTATGAGAGACACTGCCAAAATAAATAGGCCTAAAGTAGTGTGATATCATTTTTATCGGGGTTCGTCGTGTTTCATAGTGCATCATCATGTTTCATTGTGTTTCTGTGCTCATCAATAATTTTGTCTGGTTTAAATAAGTCGGGAATATGTATCATATCTAGAGGCTTGCCAATTTCAACCGTTTTTGTCCCAGTACAAAAACCACCTCCCAAACCAATagcaagacagggaagggaaggaAGCCACACCTCGCAACAAAATCAACACATTCAGTGTGGAATAAAAGTCGAGACCTAGAGTAAACTGTTCGGTGGAGGAGAACAGAATCAACACTAATTGGCACATCAGTTTTTTTAAGGGAGAATAAACATAATTTtgcttgagagagagagagagagaacaaacACAGTAACTTTGTAAAAGtaaaaacgaaaaaaaattcccctcatctaaaaagaagaaaagaaaaaagatcaATATATTCCCCAACGCTCTTTAATTTGTTTCCATCATCTTCGCCCGTTCCAGGCATGCTTTCCTTGTCCAATCTAATGCCAAGCCGAGAATGGAAAGCTCAGCCGACAGTGCTTCTTTTTAGGACGTGGATAGGCAGCGCGCGGGCGCTAGATGGAATGCCCGAGCATATCCTCTATATTAGGAAACCTATGTGCCACATCATCCTACTCTGTCAAAAAAGGAAAGTACATGAGCCTTCAATCTCACGTTGCCTCAGTCAAGAGCCCACGTGCATTAATTTTCGGGtttaaaaaaatttaaaaagCTATAACTTTTGATTCAAGCATCCGAatgaagatccgttttcaccgcTGGGCTTCTCTTGACGAGCTCTTCAAAATTAGATCTCATATGGGTGGGTTTCAACAAAGTTTATTTTAGAGCAACTTTGGATGCTATAGAGGCAACTTTAGCGCTATAGGAGAGCAACTCATTTTTATTGCCTAATATGACTACCTATGAGTCGGGAGTCCTTCTAAATTAGTTACCATGACCAACAATGATTAGTTTCACCTCTAAGTAGCACTATAGGGAAGTAGCTCCTTCTTTTTTGCCTAGTAGGACTACCAATAAGGTTGGTTTGTGTAAAAAGAATGAGAAAAATCACACGAAACATGAGGTAGTGCTACATGCAAGCAAATTCACTGCACTATGTGCACCTGTTAATTTGCTAACATTATCACAAAATGCCTATCGTGGCTGCTCAGTTGTCTATAAATACTATGAAATTTTCTATCATTGATGCCTAGTTGCCTACCATTGTTGACCAGTTGCCTACATATATTGTGAAGTTGTTTATCCTTGCTTTTCTAAGTTGCCTACAACACTATAAAGTTGCCTACCGGTGATGCTTAGTTGCCTGCTATTGGTAATTAGTTGCCTACCATTGCTGCTCAGTTGCCTAACTTTACAAAATAGTTGCCTAGATATAGTTTGAAGTGCTTACCATTGCTTTTCTAAGTTTCCTACAACACTATAAAGTTGCCTACCAGTGATGCTTAGTTGCCTGCCATTGCTGCTTAGTTGCCTAACTTTACAAATTAGTCGCATACATATAGTGTGAAATTGCTTATCATTGCTTTTCTAACTTGCCTACAACACTCTGAAGTTGATTACCAATGATACTTATATTAGTTGCTTGCAATTACTATTTCAGTTGCCTACAATACATAGCAAAGTTGCACATAAGTGTTGCTAAGTTGCCTATCTATGAAACTAAGTTGCTTACCATATCTAAAAGTATTGTAAGCAACTAAGGATGCCATTAAGCTACTCGCTAGTCATAGCAACAAGCTTAGTGTAAATGTAAGCCTAGCTCGAAAAACTAAGTTGCCAGCTATACTATAAACTTGGAGGTGAAGCTAGTTATGGTAGAATACTTGCTAGTTATGGTACAAAACTTAGAGATGAAGCTAGTTAACTTGGTAGTCATGATAGCCAACTTTGAAGGGGTCTTTGATGATAGGCAGTCATACTGCACACACTAACAAGAAGTTGCTTTCATATAACACTAAAGTTGCTTCCTTAGCACCCAAAGTTGCTCGAGAAAAAAAGTTAGTCGAAACATActcatatgggatctagttttgaagagctCGCCGCGGGGAACCTAGTGGTGAAAACAGATCTTGATTTCGATGTTCGGTTTAAAAGTTATAGCTTTTTGAAAATTGAAAAACGTAAACTAAATGCATGCACGTGGGAACTTGCTGATAAGTCAAGGACGGGAAGGCACGCGGAAACGCAGTGACCATGTGCTTTTCCCTACGCGTTAAGTCCTCTCTATGGGCCCCTTGGGTTGGTTTTATTTCTACTATCCATTAGGGGACCACATGAGGGAGGGGGACAGTGGACAAGAGCGTGCGCTCGAGACAACGAACAAGCGCAGCTGCGTTCTTAAGAATTCAGGTTCTTTTTATTTCCGCTGTGAAACTCTTTTACTTTTGCATGGAAGGTGAAGTTTGTGCAGCCTGCAAGTAATACTGTACATACATGCATCAGCCAGGCTACAGCCCTCCATTTTATTTATTTCGTGAATTAATTGTCAGGTCTGAGGGTAACTACGAACCAGCTTGGTCGGTCCATACCAAGAACTATGGACGATTAGTTTTTTCATGAAAGATGTAACGATGTTGAATATGCTTTTTTCTCTAACACGTTTGTGtacaaagggcatctccaacgccatGCATCAAACCATCTGTAAATGTCTGGACCATACTCTTCGGGCACTTTGTGCCCTCCAAAGCCATTCACGTCCGCGGACCGGTCCGCATGTCGGATTCCGCCAAAACCGGAAAGAAGCCCGGAGGAGGTTTGCGGGTGTCCGAACTGCATCACATTGGACCCCGACACACCCGGCCCACACAAATCGCCCCCCTCCCGGAGCCCTTCCCCCACTCCCTCCCTCCCATAGCTTTGTATCTGCACCTACCAAGAACGCGGCCGCCTCTAAACCACTTCGGTTGTCGCCTAGTTCTTACCGGACAACCACCGCTCCACCCAAGTATCTTTTACCTCGCCGTTGTTGCACTCCCTGATCTGTTTCACAGCCCAGGTATCGCCCGCCTCTTTCGATGTCGTTCGTGGCGGACACCTCGCCCAACAAGTGTTCTGCCAAATACTTGCTTATTGCTGGTTGCAGCGAATTGAAAATTGTTCGTTGTATATTTAAAAATAGTCCATTTTATATTAAAAAGTGTTCATCATATATAAAATAATTATTTTTTAAAAATAGTTTTTGAATCCTGAACAtttaattcatgaacattttttgaattcaggATTTTGTTTCTCAAATTCGCAAACATTTTTTGGATGACTGGATTATTATAAAGTTCATGAACTTTATAAATTCTCAATTGTTGTAtgaaaagtttttgtttttttttggtTCAGTGGAAAATTAAATAATTGAAACAGAAAGAGAAACCACGAATCGTAACTACGCTGCTGTAGTATCTAGCGATCCGAGATATTCTGCCGGCCCACTCCACGCTAGCCTGCGTCCCGACGTGAGCGATCGCTCGATCGGGAACACTGTGCGCGGGCGATACATATTAATCCTCCACCAACATACCTCACTACACCGCACTACTGCTGCGCCTCGATCATCAAGCTCTGTACGACTGTACCTGCACCACGGCGAGCGGCACTTCCATCCCAAGAGTCCAACCATGCAACaagctaagagcatctccaacggccgCACAAAAATTTCGCACCCAATAAAAGTTTTAGCATGTCACTGTAGCATTTTTAATGTGCCGGGACCAACATTGCTTTAGCAGGTGCCCCAAAACACGCGCCCAAAAAGCAGACGGTGCAAATTGTGAAGCATGCGCAATCTGAAGCCCAAAATATGCTGCACGCGATAGCGTTTTTCAGCGCACGCCCTAAATCTTTTAGCGCTATAGCGTCTGCTGGAGCTGTTCAGCGCCAAAAAAACAAATTTTTAATGCGCGGAGTTTTTTTGTGTgcgcctgttggagatgctctaacatctATAGCAGACTAGCATTGGATTCCTCCCCTCGTGATCATCATCACGGAGAGAATCGATACCTAGCTGATGCATGCAGGTGGTGATCACCAGCTTGCGGTGAGGCTCGCGCACGCGGTCGACCGACTGGGACTGGTCGTTTCCTTCTCCCCCGCCTTGGCCACCGTGCAACGTTTGTGTCCACGCCGCGACCGCCAGAGAGGAGAGGAAGCAGCTGCCACATTGACGGCCAGGGCGACAAGGTGTAGAGCTCGAGGAATGGATAGCCCGTCCGTCTCTCTTCAGTCTTGATTCTTGTTGAGATATGTATTTAGCACATGTAttcttgtactccaagtctcctctTTGTGTATAGTTGAGGATATGACTTGCCCTATGTACTATATATACTTGTGCATATGCACCCATCAATACAATGAGAGTTGCATCCTATTCCTCTACAATTCTAGACCAGTGACAGTCAAGGGACATGCTCACAAGGAGACACACGTGTGGGAGGTACAGAGCGAACGTTCGCCCGTTACGATTACCGATATCTTATTTCGAAATCCAGCGCAGATGTTTATTTATTGCAAAGAAACGGTTGCAAATTCTTGTGCCCGCAGACAATACAGGGAGACAGGAACAGCGTGGCCATGCATGCATCAAGGCCGCCGGAAGTTGGCCCGGATGCTCCCGACGGTGTGCCGGTCCGTGAGGAGTGACTTGGCGAGGAGGTCGTCGGGGATGGCCCCGGCGAAGAGCGCGTCGCCGAGGAGCACCAGCCCGGCGTTCTGGCTGCTGAGGGAGGCGTAGATCGCGGCGGGCACGCTCCCATTATTGTAGAGGAAGTGCACGAGCCCCTGCGGCACGGCGAAGACGTCGCCCTTGCGGAGCACCTTGGCGAAGAGCCGGTTGTCCGGGTAGGAGGAGACGAAGCCGAAGTAGACGGAGCCCTCCAGCACCAGCGCCGTCTCGGACGCCCTCGGGTGGTAGTGCGGCGGGAAGACGCCCCCCGGCGCCACGTCGACGCGGGCGTGAGACTCGCCCAGCGTGTTCAGGCCCGGGATCTGCACCGTCAGCGCCGAGAACCCGTACCGCTTGCTCGCCGCGCTGCCGCCCGGCTTGTCCACGCCGGCGAAGAAGAAGtcgtccgccaccgccgccgccgggtCCTTGCACGGCACCCCGTTCACGCGCACTGCACGCGTACGCATATCACCATGGATGATCACACTTCGGAGTACGTAGAAACCAAAGGATGGATACTAGCACGGCGTTTAATTTGCTTACCTTTGGACGTGGTGTCGGCGACGCAGAAGTCCTGGAGAGGGTTAGGGTCGAAGGCCTCGCCATGACCGGAGACGAGGGCGACGACCGTTAGCACCAGGAGCAACGTCGCAGCAGCCATGGCGATGGATTCTCCTCGATCAGCAAATGCGCAAGGAGCAACGGCTGCAGGTTAATTAGGTAAGAGTAGTAGTAGTATATACTGGTAGTATCATGCGGGTAAATTATTGGGAGCTTGCATGAACGAGTTGAGTAGGCGGTGTGTGATATCGTATCAGATCAGTGCGATATTCTGCTTGTGCTTGATGATATCTCCTACTTATAGTAGGAAGGGAACAGATTTAAATGTGCGCGTGAAGAAGGATTCGATGCAACCCATTGATTAGTTCTCACGATTGCAGCTCGAGTTTAGGGTTCGCAGGCACGTTTTGCTCAACAGGGCCGGGGCTAAGATGACGTTTCACCAACTTTGTGAGCACATGGGCTTGTGTGTAGTGTCATTTGTTTGTTCAGTGGGAGCAGTTGATTGATTGTAGGAGGGTTGTTCTATTCCAAAGGGTATCAAACAAGCCCAATAATAATCTTTAAAAAGGAGTATGCCATTATACTCCACACGGTGTCTTCGTTTTTTTGCTTGTACTCTAACGTTGAGCTCACTTACGACATAATCCAGGCAGTGTGCCATGTGGAGACAGGGATGGACAAGGTGTTAATTTTGACTTTTTGGATATGAATTTTCATTATGAAATGAAGGCAAAGTTTGCTTCAATATGTTAAAGACCCCTTACCACACCATTTATGACATTTTCCCCGAGAGGCATAATTTCCTATATACACCACCGCGGTCGGGCCGTCTGGCTAGTCATACCATTCCCCTACCCCACCGCTCAACAACCAGGCTAATCATACCCTTTCCCAACCCCCACAGCCCGACCGCTCAGCCGAGCATACCCTTTCCCAACACCCACAGCCCGGTCGCTCTGCCGAGCATACCCTTTCCCAACACCCACAGCCCGGTCACTCTGCCGAGCATACCCTTCTTCACCCAGCAGCCCAGCCATACCATCGAGCATAGCTCCACCATATACAACCCCTTGGCCCGGCTAAGCATTCCCTCTCCCATTCCCTCGCAACCGATCCGCTTCACCAAGCaaccccccccacccccacccagTCCTGTAGCCCAGCCGCCCCTTGTAGCATAGCTCCACCGCATTCtcaccccatgtaaccctagaacTTATTCGTATACCCCTATAATTGACCCGCATACTCCTATCATCTCTGCTCCTTGCT
This sequence is a window from Aegilops tauschii subsp. strangulata cultivar AL8/78 chromosome 7, Aet v6.0, whole genome shotgun sequence. Protein-coding genes within it:
- the LOC109773108 gene encoding germin-like protein 5-1 gives rise to the protein MAAATLLLVLTVVALVSGHGEAFDPNPLQDFCVADTTSKVRVNGVPCKDPAAAVADDFFFAGVDKPGGSAASKRYGFSALTVQIPGLNTLGESHARVDVAPGGVFPPHYHPRASETALVLEGSVYFGFVSSYPDNRLFAKVLRKGDVFAVPQGLVHFLYNNGSVPAAIYASLSSQNAGLVLLGDALFAGAIPDDLLAKSLLTDRHTVGSIRANFRRP